In Meiothermus ruber DSM 1279, the following proteins share a genomic window:
- a CDS encoding alpha/beta hydrolase, producing MVEVHNRHVTFHPPAGARFLVGDFTDWNRRPIPIQAPLTLEFPAGAYVEYAFLDENQQPFPDPDNPHKAQNPWWTYPRAIELPGFRYNAPPQPSRAVEVHRHRLESRAFGSTRRYYVYNPEPPAQATLFVHDGVAYYRTARLAEVAQGLLEQGAIKPVRIVFIEPEDRRSEYWFSPAYEQHVLEEIIPAVEAHYGPTAEKGLLGASLGGLVSAWLGWRHPQTFQKIATQSACLTAAPEGGDSFTDPEWLTEQYQTTPALPLRFYCETGQIEWLLAPNRRFAAMLADKGYAHAYLERPSGHNWMTWRQGLAPALVYLFGN from the coding sequence ATGGTCGAGGTACACAACCGCCACGTTACTTTTCACCCCCCCGCCGGGGCCCGGTTTCTGGTTGGCGACTTTACCGACTGGAACCGCCGCCCCATACCCATCCAAGCACCCCTGACCCTCGAGTTCCCCGCCGGGGCCTACGTGGAGTACGCCTTCCTGGACGAAAACCAACAGCCCTTCCCCGACCCCGACAACCCCCACAAGGCCCAGAACCCCTGGTGGACGTATCCCAGGGCCATTGAGCTGCCCGGTTTTCGCTACAACGCACCACCCCAGCCCTCGCGCGCGGTAGAGGTGCACCGGCACCGGCTGGAGTCGCGGGCCTTTGGCAGCACCCGCCGCTACTACGTCTACAACCCCGAACCGCCGGCCCAGGCCACCCTCTTCGTCCACGATGGGGTGGCCTACTACCGCACCGCCAGGCTGGCCGAGGTGGCCCAGGGGCTGTTGGAGCAGGGTGCGATCAAACCCGTGCGAATCGTGTTCATCGAGCCTGAGGATCGCCGTAGCGAGTACTGGTTCAGCCCTGCTTACGAACAACACGTGCTGGAGGAGATTATCCCAGCCGTGGAGGCCCACTACGGCCCCACAGCAGAAAAGGGCTTGCTGGGGGCCAGCCTGGGGGGTCTGGTCTCGGCCTGGCTGGGCTGGCGGCATCCCCAGACTTTCCAGAAAATCGCCACCCAGTCGGCCTGTCTGACCGCCGCGCCCGAGGGGGGCGACTCCTTCACCGACCCCGAGTGGCTCACCGAGCAGTACCAGACCACCCCAGCCCTGCCTTTGCGCTTTTACTGCGAGACCGGGCAGATCGAGTGGCTGCTGGCCCCCAACCGCCGTTTTGCCGCCATGCTGGCCGATAAGGGCTACGCCCACGCCTACCTCGAGCGCCCCTCCGGCCACAACTGGATGACCTGGCGGCAGGGGCTGGCCCCGGCTTTGGTGTACCTGTTCGGAAACTGA
- a CDS encoding phosphoenolpyruvate carboxylase, whose amino-acid sequence MNEERLFEQLKREVDVLGRALGKAIRTLSGPRIFELEEQVRELTKSLRQGYSLEARQQLLEIVRGLSLSEAENMVRAFSTYFHLVNLAEERHRVRVNREREKNSTPGAPRGESFLALVGALKQQGLSYDQTVDLLSRLRLHLTFTAHPTETRRRTQRHHINEIEKLLDSLYLDDLTAAADSSVLDARVALLWGTSELRKSRPSVEDEVKGGLFYITYTLWKAVPRLVDGLERAVEAHYGRRPNLSPPLVFRSWIGGDRDGNPNVLPEVTGWAQAYARETALRRFVEDVDSLIRDLSLSDERVTITHELRLALEDHAKRLALPERFQGEPYRQFGMGLRYKLRALLGEQPGPGYNNTAEFVSDLGKAERSLEQLGLGAIARACLKPIRLNAEAFGLDLVSLDLREESRALTEAAAELLKIGGVHEQYAALPPQQREALLTRELATARPLAPVGYRPQSKSLQTALEALRQWKARGAHVVSMTHYPSDLLEVMLLAREVGLYRPGRALPFDVVPLFETLGDLQNAPEVVARLLDNPVFRAHVQGRGGLEVMIGYSDSNKDAGFLAANWALYQAQEAITKVARERGVPVYYFHGRGTSTARGGGTAGRAIASLPPGTVGSRMRLTEQGEALADRYAHPELAYRNLEQMLYHMALASARDLYGQAEPPKPEWLEAMERAAERSTQVYRELLLRPGFFEFYEQLTPIREIGALNIASRPVYRSGRVREIKDLRAIPWVMSWTQVRLLLPGWYGLAEGLQEIPLALRQEMFQQWPFFATTLDSAAIALAKADLGIAREYLRLVKPELAERFFPDIARSFEQTKTILEETFQSTLLFKHPVLARQTELRNPYVDPISLVQVELLERYRRTPPEAPERTGLERALMLSLLGIAAGLRNAG is encoded by the coding sequence ATGAACGAGGAACGGCTGTTCGAACAGCTCAAACGCGAAGTAGACGTGCTGGGTCGGGCTCTGGGAAAGGCCATCCGCACACTTTCCGGGCCGCGCATCTTCGAACTGGAAGAACAGGTGCGCGAGCTGACCAAAAGCCTGCGGCAGGGCTACTCCCTCGAGGCCCGGCAGCAGCTCCTCGAGATCGTGCGGGGTCTCTCGCTGTCCGAGGCTGAGAACATGGTCCGGGCCTTTTCGACCTACTTTCACCTGGTCAACCTGGCCGAGGAGCGCCACCGCGTGCGGGTCAATCGGGAACGTGAGAAAAACAGCACCCCGGGGGCCCCCAGGGGGGAGTCGTTTCTGGCCCTGGTCGGCGCGCTCAAACAGCAGGGGCTGAGCTATGACCAGACCGTCGATCTGCTCTCCCGGCTGCGGCTGCATCTGACCTTTACCGCCCACCCCACCGAGACCCGCCGCCGCACCCAGCGCCACCACATCAACGAGATCGAGAAGCTGCTGGACAGCCTCTACCTCGACGACTTGACCGCGGCTGCGGATAGCTCGGTCCTTGATGCGCGGGTGGCCCTGCTGTGGGGCACCTCTGAGCTGCGCAAGTCCCGCCCGAGCGTGGAGGACGAGGTGAAGGGGGGGCTTTTTTATATCACCTACACCCTCTGGAAGGCGGTTCCCCGGCTGGTGGATGGGCTCGAGCGGGCCGTTGAGGCCCATTATGGCCGGCGGCCCAACCTCTCGCCCCCGCTGGTGTTTCGTAGCTGGATTGGGGGCGACCGGGATGGCAACCCCAACGTGCTGCCCGAGGTGACAGGCTGGGCCCAGGCCTACGCCCGCGAAACCGCCCTGCGCAGGTTTGTGGAGGACGTGGACAGCCTGATCCGGGATCTATCCCTCAGCGACGAACGGGTCACCATCACCCACGAGCTGCGGCTGGCCCTGGAGGATCACGCCAAGCGCCTGGCCTTGCCCGAGCGGTTTCAAGGCGAGCCCTACCGGCAGTTTGGCATGGGTCTGCGCTACAAGCTGCGGGCGCTGCTGGGCGAGCAGCCGGGCCCCGGCTACAACAACACCGCGGAGTTTGTGAGCGACCTTGGCAAAGCCGAGCGCAGCCTGGAGCAGCTTGGTTTGGGGGCGATCGCTCGAGCCTGCCTGAAGCCCATCCGCCTCAACGCCGAGGCCTTCGGCCTGGATCTGGTGAGCCTGGATCTGCGCGAGGAGTCGCGCGCGCTGACCGAGGCCGCCGCCGAGCTGCTCAAAATCGGCGGTGTGCACGAGCAGTACGCCGCGCTGCCTCCCCAGCAAAGGGAGGCCTTGCTAACCCGGGAGCTGGCCACGGCCCGGCCCCTGGCCCCGGTGGGCTACCGGCCCCAGAGCAAAAGCCTGCAAACCGCCCTCGAGGCCCTGCGCCAGTGGAAGGCCCGTGGGGCGCATGTGGTCTCGATGACCCATTACCCCAGCGACCTGCTCGAGGTGATGCTGCTGGCGCGGGAGGTGGGGCTCTACCGCCCCGGGCGGGCCCTGCCCTTCGATGTGGTGCCGCTCTTTGAAACCCTGGGCGACCTGCAAAACGCCCCCGAGGTGGTGGCACGGCTGCTGGACAACCCGGTCTTCCGGGCCCACGTGCAGGGGCGGGGGGGCCTCGAGGTCATGATCGGCTACTCCGACTCCAACAAGGACGCGGGCTTCCTGGCGGCCAACTGGGCGCTGTATCAGGCCCAGGAGGCCATCACCAAAGTCGCCAGGGAGCGCGGCGTGCCGGTCTACTACTTTCACGGGCGGGGCACTTCCACCGCCCGCGGCGGGGGCACCGCGGGGCGGGCCATCGCCAGCCTGCCACCCGGCACGGTGGGCAGCCGGATGCGCCTGACCGAGCAGGGCGAGGCCCTGGCCGACCGCTACGCCCACCCCGAGCTGGCCTACCGCAACCTCGAGCAGATGCTTTACCACATGGCCCTGGCCTCGGCCCGCGACCTGTACGGGCAGGCCGAGCCGCCCAAACCCGAGTGGCTCGAGGCCATGGAACGGGCCGCCGAACGCTCCACCCAGGTCTACCGGGAGCTGCTGCTGCGCCCGGGCTTCTTCGAGTTTTACGAACAGCTCACCCCCATCCGCGAGATTGGGGCGCTCAACATCGCCAGCCGCCCGGTCTACCGCTCGGGGCGGGTGCGCGAGATCAAGGATTTGCGGGCCATCCCATGGGTGATGTCCTGGACGCAGGTTCGCTTGCTGCTGCCCGGCTGGTACGGGCTGGCCGAAGGATTACAGGAAATTCCGCTGGCGCTGCGCCAGGAGATGTTTCAGCAGTGGCCCTTTTTTGCCACCACCCTGGACAGCGCCGCCATCGCATTGGCCAAAGCCGACCTGGGCATCGCCCGCGAGTACCTGCGGCTGGTCAAGCCCGAGCTGGCCGAACGTTTCTTCCCCGATATCGCCCGCTCGTTCGAGCAGACCAAAACCATCCTGGAGGAAACTTTTCAGAGCACCCTGCTCTTCAAGCACCCCGTGCTGGCCCGCCAGACCGAGTTGCGCAACCCCTACGTAGACCCCATCTCGCTGGTGCAGGTCGAGCTTCTGGAGCGCTACCGGCGCACCCCGCCCGAGGCCCCCGAGCGCACCGGCCTCGAGCGGGCCCTGATGCTCTCCTTGCTGGGCATCGCCGCCGGCCTGCGCAACGCAGGCTAG